The proteins below come from a single Desulfovibrio litoralis DSM 11393 genomic window:
- a CDS encoding DVU0772 family protein: protein MSSLKDFSQLNIDWNLSPEHAVTMYLEWGNNDWHAEHPPVRSKDDFAHYFVVDTWGESPIIRLVRRNSENAVELISVPLPDSLKANYVKEYGNLRGVFEPTQEIKAWIKSEMGH from the coding sequence ATGAGTTCGCTAAAAGATTTTTCTCAGCTTAATATTGATTGGAATTTAAGTCCGGAACACGCTGTAACTATGTATTTGGAGTGGGGTAATAATGATTGGCACGCCGAACACCCACCTGTGCGTTCAAAAGATGATTTTGCTCATTATTTCGTGGTTGATACTTGGGGAGAGTCGCCTATTATTCGTTTAGTCAGGCGTAATTCCGAAAATGCTGTTGAGCTGATTTCCGTACCTTTACCTGATTCGTTAAAAGCGAACTATGTAAAAGAATATGGTAACTTACGTGGCGTTTTTGAACCGACTCAGGAAATTAAAGCTTGGATTAAATCAGAAATGGGTCATTAA